The Candidatus Polarisedimenticolaceae bacterium genome segment GACCCTCGGGATCGACGTGGAAGACGATCGGCGCGCCGACGTCGGGGGTGACCTCGCGCGCCCCGGTGTTCGTGTCGAACGCGACGTCCCAGCCGATCCGCACCGCGGCGACGCGACCGTCGTCGGTCGAGCCGGCGAGGACCGGGGTCCCGGTGGCCGCGACGACGGCGGCCAGTCGAGGAGAGACTCCGTCGGGGCCGGGGGGGAACAGCGGGGCCTCGGACGCGAGGCCGCCGTCGGACTTCCGGAAGATACGGATCACACCGTCGAGTCCGAGCGCGGCCACATGGGTGCGGTGTTCGTCGACGAGCACCGCCTCGGCTGCGTCGGAGGGAAGCGGAATCGACTCCACGGGGGTCACGTCGGCGCCGCCGAGCAGCGGGACCACCTCGATGAGGATGAACACGAGGATGCCGAGGACGCTCGCGATGATGCCGAGTCCTCCGGCCGTGACGACGCTGCGCGCCGCGCGGTCGACCAGGAGCCGGGAGCGGCTCGTGCGGGCGACGGCGCGGCGCGGAGTCGCGTCCGCACGCGCGGGCGGGGGGTCGGTCAGGCTCGCCATGTTCGTCGGGCGTGCGGATGGTAACGCAGGGTCAGTTCAGTTTCGCGAGCTCGTCTTCGATGACCTTCGCGGGAAGGGGCAGGTACCCGTCCTTGACGACGATCTCCTGACCCTCCTTCGAGAGGATGTACCGCAGGAACTCGCGGGTGAGGGGGTCGATCGGCTTGTTCGGAGCGCGGTTCACGTAGACGAAGAGGAACCGGGAGAGCGGGTACTTCCCGGAGAGGACGTTGTCGGCCTCGTCGCTGTAGTAGGGCCCGCCGGCCTTGCTCGCGAGCTTCATCGCCTTCACGCCGGAGGTCTTGTACCCGATCCCGCTGTACCCCATCGCGAACTTGTCCCCGGTGACCCCCTGGACCACCGCCGCCGAGCCCGGCTGCTCCTTCACGGAGTCCCGGTAGTCGCCCTTGTACAGCGCATGCTCCTTGAAATAGCCGTAGGTCCCCGAGGCGGAGTTGCGGCCGTAGAGGCTGATCGGCTTCCCCGCCCACTCGCCCGTGAGGCCCAGGTCTCCCCAGGTCGTGATGTCCTTCTCGAATCCCCCCTTGCGGGTCTTGGAGAAGACGGCGTCCACCTGGGGAAGGGTGAGCTCCGCGAGCGGATTGTCCTTGTGGACGTACACGGCGAGGCCGTCGACCGAGGTCTTCACCGGGGTCGGCTTGTAGCCGAACTTCTTCTCGAATTCGTCGATCTCCGACTGCTTCATCGGCCGGCTCATCGGGCCGAGCTGCGCGGTCGCGGAGATGAGGGCGGGGGGCGCGGTCGAGGAGCCCTTCCCCTCGATCTGGATCTTGACGTTCGGGTACTGCTTCTGGAACCCCTCGGCCCAGAGGGTCATGAGGTTGTTCAAGGTGTCCGAGCCGATCGAGTTCAGGCTTCCGGAGATGCCGCTCGTCTTCTTGTAGGGCTTGATGTCCTTGTCGAGCTTGACCGCCTGCGCCATCGCGGGGGTCGTCAGGGCGACGGCCGTCAGGGTCGTCACGGCGAGCATGCGCTTCATGCCTCGTTCTCCT includes the following:
- a CDS encoding PstS family phosphate ABC transporter substrate-binding protein; the protein is MKRMLAVTTLTAVALTTPAMAQAVKLDKDIKPYKKTSGISGSLNSIGSDTLNNLMTLWAEGFQKQYPNVKIQIEGKGSSTAPPALISATAQLGPMSRPMKQSEIDEFEKKFGYKPTPVKTSVDGLAVYVHKDNPLAELTLPQVDAVFSKTRKGGFEKDITTWGDLGLTGEWAGKPISLYGRNSASGTYGYFKEHALYKGDYRDSVKEQPGSAAVVQGVTGDKFAMGYSGIGYKTSGVKAMKLASKAGGPYYSDEADNVLSGKYPLSRFLFVYVNRAPNKPIDPLTREFLRYILSKEGQEIVVKDGYLPLPAKVIEDELAKLN